AATAGACCAGCTGAATTCAAGGTGAAGCTTATGGCAAATTTGTTCACACGCAGGAATTCCAAGTCCCAGGTGCAGCGATCGGGATGAGCTGAAAGGAAGCGAAAAATGAGCAGGGTCGGGTGGTGATTCCGGGTTAAAGGAGTTGGTGACAGAGAGTCGTCCGCTATCTGAAAGGCTGATTTGAACCGTGTTGCCGGACGCCTGCAGTGCATTTGACGTAAGCTCGGTAAGCATGGTAAGCAACATGCTGAAATCTGATATGATGTTGAAATTCAAGGGTTTCGGGCTGAATTGGATTCGGTTCCTTTGATCAGACGAAAAACCCGACAAAAGCGAATCCCTGAGCTTTACGGATTCAAACTCTGAAACGTCGGGTTCCTGATCTCTCGCAAATGATTCTGCACGATTAAGAAATCGAAATATCTCATCTATTCCATCACCCATTTTGCGAAGATACTGCAGTTTTTTTTCGTCAGACTCATTCTCACTAATAAGATCGAGGTACCCTCTTGCAGCGGTGAGCGGTGATCGAAATTGATGAACGATCATTTGGGATATCGTGCGGTAGTGGCCGATCAGAAACGGATCGGTGGGACTTTTTGATTTAACGAGTGTCCATTTTGTGACAGACCGCCCACCAAATGTCAGGGTCTCTTTCTGCATTTGGTAAACACGATTATCCGCCTGGCATACCGGGATGCAAGCCGGTATGGAAGTTGGTTTGAAGTATTCTTCAAACTTCTGCTTCGATAGCTTGGGTTCCAGCCTGCTGAATTCCTTTTGAGCAGCGCGGTTCAGGTAAAATTCTTCGGTATCTGTATCGCTGTACAAAACCGGCTGGTGATGATCATCAAAGAGTTTGTCAAAGTCTCCCATGATAATGGGGTATGTTCATAGTTATTACACACAATGCACCTCACCCGTACCCTTGTGAAACACATAGTATGATATCTACCCGCTTCGGGGCAGGATGTTTCGGTTGTGAATTTAAATGAGGGCTCACTAATCGTGAAGCCCGGTACCTAAAGCATGTTTCCTGAATTATCGGTAAAAAATTTAACAAACTTAAACTGAACTTTCTGTAAGAGATAATTTCCGCCCAACGGAAAAAATTACCTGATACCTCAGATTCTCTCACCCTCTGAGATGAAATGAACGGACTTTTTTGAAAATGGCACGGCTGTTGCCTCTACAGGGGAGAATACCGACACAAACCAAATGCCCAGTCATGAAAATGATCGATAACGCACATACCACACTTTTGGCAAAAATGATGGATGTGTACGCATTAAGGAATAAGACCACAGCGGCTAATATCGCCAATATTGATACGCCCGGATACAAACGGCAACGGGTGGATTTTGAAGATCAGCTTGCACAAAAGCTGGATTCCGGATCAATGAACCGGCAGGAGATATCGGAAATGAGGGCAGAGGTAAATCAAACCGATATGAAACCTGAACTGGAAGAGGAACTGATTGAAATGAGCGACACGCAACT
Above is a window of Rhodohalobacter mucosus DNA encoding:
- a CDS encoding sensor histidine kinase — its product is MGDFDKLFDDHHQPVLYSDTDTEEFYLNRAAQKEFSRLEPKLSKQKFEEYFKPTSIPACIPVCQADNRVYQMQKETLTFGGRSVTKWTLVKSKSPTDPFLIGHYRTISQMIVHQFRSPLTAARGYLDLISENESDEKKLQYLRKMGDGIDEIFRFLNRAESFARDQEPDVSEFESVKLRDSLLSGFSSDQRNRIQFSPKPLNFNIISDFSMLLTMLTELTSNALQASGNTVQISLSDSGRLSVTNSFNPESPPDPAHFSLPFSSSRSLHLGLGIPACEQICHKLHLEFSWSISQNDHTITFYINGLQVR
- the flgB gene encoding flagellar basal body rod protein FlgB, giving the protein MKMIDNAHTTLLAKMMDVYALRNKTTAANIANIDTPGYKRQRVDFEDQLAQKLDSGSMNRQEISEMRAEVNQTDMKPELEEELIEMSDTQLRVQLVTRALRHNYEQLRMGIIGRAG